A single window of Ornithorhynchus anatinus isolate Pmale09 chromosome 3, mOrnAna1.pri.v4, whole genome shotgun sequence DNA harbors:
- the DRAP1 gene encoding dr1-associated corepressor isoform X2 produces the protein MQTDEEIGKVAAAVPVIISRALELFLESLLKKACQVTQARNAKTMTTSHLKQCIELEQQFDFLKDLVASVPDMQGDGEDNHVDGDKGTRRGRKSGSGRKNGGAGGKGKDKKQSGTDSEQEDDSEGTETDGEEETAPLPPQAGRPPPPRFQSPPTPFLPFTSTLPLPPPPPAPAAADEEEDYDS, from the exons ATGCAGACGGACGAGGAGATCGGGAAGGTGGCGGCGGCCGTGCCGGTCATCATCT CCCGGGCCCTGGAGCTCTTCCTGGAGTCGCTGCTGAAGAAGGCCTGCCAGGTCACCCAGGCCCGCAACGCCAAGACCATGACCACCTCGCATCT GAAGCAGTGCATTGAGCTGGAGCAGCAGTTTGACTTCCTGAAGGACCTGGTGGCCTCGGTGCCGGACATGCAGGGAGACGGAGAGGACAACCACGTGGATGGGGACAAGGGAACCCGCAG GGGCCGGAAGTCCGGCAGCGGGCGGAAGAACGGCGGAGCCGGCGGGAAAGGGAAGGATAAGAAGCAGTCGGGGACGGACTCCGAGCAGGAG GACGACTCGGAGGGCACGGAgacggacggggaggaggagacggcgcCGCTACCGCCCCAGGCCGgcagaccccccccgccccggttccAGAG ccccccgacccctttcctgcctttcacctcaaccctgcccctgcccccgccgccccccgctcccgccgCTGCTGACGAAGAAGAAGATTATGACTCAtag
- the DRAP1 gene encoding dr1-associated corepressor isoform X1, protein MPSKKKKYNARFPPARIKKIMQTDEEIGKVAAAVPVIISRALELFLESLLKKACQVTQARNAKTMTTSHLKQCIELEQQFDFLKDLVASVPDMQGDGEDNHVDGDKGTRRGRKSGSGRKNGGAGGKGKDKKQSGTDSEQEDDSEGTETDGEEETAPLPPQAGRPPPPRFQSPPTPFLPFTSTLPLPPPPPAPAAADEEEDYDS, encoded by the exons ATGCCGAGCAAGAAGAAGAAGTACAATGCGCGCTTCCCCCCG GCGAGGATCAAGAAGATCATGCAGACGGACGAGGAGATCGGGAAGGTGGCGGCGGCCGTGCCGGTCATCATCT CCCGGGCCCTGGAGCTCTTCCTGGAGTCGCTGCTGAAGAAGGCCTGCCAGGTCACCCAGGCCCGCAACGCCAAGACCATGACCACCTCGCATCT GAAGCAGTGCATTGAGCTGGAGCAGCAGTTTGACTTCCTGAAGGACCTGGTGGCCTCGGTGCCGGACATGCAGGGAGACGGAGAGGACAACCACGTGGATGGGGACAAGGGAACCCGCAG GGGCCGGAAGTCCGGCAGCGGGCGGAAGAACGGCGGAGCCGGCGGGAAAGGGAAGGATAAGAAGCAGTCGGGGACGGACTCCGAGCAGGAG GACGACTCGGAGGGCACGGAgacggacggggaggaggagacggcgcCGCTACCGCCCCAGGCCGgcagaccccccccgccccggttccAGAG ccccccgacccctttcctgcctttcacctcaaccctgcccctgcccccgccgccccccgctcccgccgCTGCTGACGAAGAAGAAGATTATGACTCAtag